In the genome of Desulfovibrio desulfuricans, one region contains:
- the pyrR gene encoding bifunctional pyr operon transcriptional regulator/uracil phosphoribosyltransferase PyrR codes for MSTTRLLEKDEMARVLERLASQILERHAACDDVMLVGIERRGADLARRLAALLQSRLGHAVPLGTLDINLYRDDWTSLVGKPSIGQSRITESVDEKVIILVDDVLYTGRTIRAALEALLDYGRPRCVELLTLIDRGHRELPIHADYVGRIVNTSKQEHVDVMLTERDGQDSVNLTTAS; via the coding sequence ATGTCCACGACCCGGTTGCTGGAAAAAGACGAAATGGCGCGCGTGCTCGAACGCCTCGCCTCGCAGATACTTGAACGCCACGCGGCGTGCGATGACGTAATGCTGGTGGGCATTGAACGGCGCGGCGCAGACCTTGCCCGCCGCCTTGCCGCCCTGCTGCAGTCGCGCCTCGGGCACGCCGTGCCGCTGGGAACCCTGGATATCAACCTGTACCGCGACGACTGGACAAGCCTTGTGGGCAAACCCAGCATCGGCCAGTCGCGCATTACCGAAAGCGTTGACGAAAAGGTCATCATTCTGGTGGACGACGTGCTCTACACCGGGCGCACAATACGGGCCGCCCTTGAGGCCCTGCTCGACTACGGCCGCCCGCGCTGCGTGGAGCTGCTGACGCTCATCGACCGCGGCCACCGCGAGCTGCCCATCCACGCGGACTATGTGGGACGCATCGTCAACACCAGCAAGCAGGAACATGTGGACGTCATGCTGACAGAGCGCGACGGCCAGGACAGTGTAAACCTGACCACGGCCTCATAA
- a CDS encoding IscA/HesB family protein produces MIELTDSARKELDSFFTGKQKEPIRVYMTAGUGGPRLALALDEPNDQDQTEEQAGYTFCINKDLLTEVQGVKIDLTYMGFAVDPVVPFASDGNSGGCGSCSSGCGSNA; encoded by the coding sequence ATGATCGAATTGACCGACAGCGCCCGTAAGGAACTGGATTCGTTCTTTACCGGCAAGCAAAAGGAACCCATCCGGGTCTACATGACCGCAGGTTGAGGCGGACCGCGCCTTGCACTGGCTCTGGATGAGCCTAACGACCAGGATCAAACCGAGGAACAGGCCGGCTACACCTTCTGCATCAACAAAGATCTTTTGACTGAAGTGCAGGGTGTAAAAATTGATTTAACCTACATGGGCTTTGCGGTTGACCCCGTAGTGCCCTTTGCTTCAGACGGCAACAGCGGTGGTTGCGGCAGCTGCTCAA